A window of Sphingomonas sp. R1 contains these coding sequences:
- a CDS encoding rhodanese-like domain-containing protein, whose protein sequence is MTNAVTAISAAPAAEAEAHFADTLRFETDCWDTHAAMRGDAPGFVLLDVRGPELFAAGHVPGAVHLPHAKIIASKMAAWPADTLFVVYCAGPHCNGAARAALRLARLGRPVKLMAGGITGWMDEGFPLARA, encoded by the coding sequence ATGACCAATGCCGTCACCGCCATATCCGCCGCGCCCGCCGCCGAAGCGGAAGCGCATTTCGCCGATACGCTTCGCTTCGAAACCGATTGCTGGGATACCCATGCCGCGATGCGGGGCGATGCGCCGGGTTTCGTGTTGCTCGACGTACGTGGACCCGAGCTGTTTGCAGCGGGCCATGTGCCGGGGGCGGTCCACCTGCCGCACGCTAAGATCATCGCCTCGAAGATGGCGGCCTGGCCGGCGGATACGCTGTTCGTCGTCTATTGCGCAGGGCCGCATTGCAACGGTGCTGCACGGGCCGCGCTGCGCCTGGCGCGGCTGGGGCGGCCGGTGAAGCTGATGGCCGGCGGCATCACCGGCTGGATGGATGAAGGCTTTCCGCTCGCGCGTGCCTGA
- the ftrA gene encoding transcriptional regulator FtrA, producing the protein MPIPLPNPSVVALAYDGLCAFEFGIVAEIFGLARPEMGPDWYRFQVCAERPGRLTTNAGLAVEVTAGLEALEAAGTIVVPGWQTQDPHPSPALRDALLAAHARGARLVTICSGAFLLAATGLLDGRRATTHWRYADALQTAFPSTIVDANVLYVEDGTLSTSAGSAAGIDLLLHLVRQDFGAAAANSVARRLVVAAHRSGGQAQFIERPVPLAPRSRLADVLDQIRSEPAHGWTIATMAERAIMSPRTFVRRFHDAVGCTPGAWLIAQRVEAARTLLETTQLSIEQVAQASGLGSAANLRQHFAAHVGIPPNLYRKQFQRRVA; encoded by the coding sequence ATGCCAATCCCGCTCCCGAACCCCTCGGTCGTTGCGCTCGCCTATGACGGACTGTGCGCCTTCGAGTTCGGCATCGTCGCCGAGATCTTCGGACTTGCCCGACCCGAGATGGGCCCTGACTGGTATCGCTTTCAGGTATGCGCCGAGCGGCCGGGGCGGCTGACCACCAATGCCGGGCTGGCCGTGGAGGTGACCGCCGGGCTGGAGGCGCTGGAGGCGGCCGGCACGATCGTCGTTCCCGGATGGCAGACGCAGGATCCACACCCGTCCCCGGCATTGCGCGATGCCCTGCTCGCGGCCCATGCGCGCGGGGCCCGGCTGGTGACGATCTGTTCGGGTGCGTTTCTGCTGGCAGCCACCGGGCTGCTCGACGGTCGCCGCGCGACGACGCACTGGCGCTACGCCGATGCGCTGCAAACAGCCTTCCCGAGCACGATCGTCGATGCAAACGTACTCTATGTGGAGGACGGCACGCTCAGCACCTCCGCCGGATCGGCGGCCGGCATCGATCTGCTGCTCCATCTGGTGCGCCAGGATTTCGGCGCCGCAGCGGCGAACAGCGTCGCCCGCCGCCTGGTGGTCGCGGCGCATCGCAGCGGCGGGCAGGCGCAGTTCATCGAACGTCCGGTGCCCCTGGCCCCCCGCAGCCGCCTCGCGGACGTGCTGGACCAGATCCGATCGGAGCCGGCGCATGGCTGGACCATCGCGACGATGGCCGAGCGGGCGATCATGAGTCCGCGCACCTTCGTCCGCCGCTTTCACGATGCCGTCGGCTGTACGCCGGGTGCGTGGCTGATCGCGCAGCGTGTCGAGGCCGCCCGCACCCTTTTGGAGACCACGCAGCTGTCGATCGAGCAGGTCGCGCAGGCGTCGGGTCTCGGCAGCGCCGCCAATCTGCGGCAGCATTTCGCGGCGCATGTCGGCATCCCGCCCAATTTGTACCGCAAGCAGTTCCAGCGCCGGGTCGCCTGA
- a CDS encoding GH92 family glycosyl hydrolase: MRLLATLLVTTALLAAPALSQQTQDPAARVDPFVGVDGGGVAGGNTVPGAGVPFGFVSLSPDTTNGDTNGYDSHSPILGFSYTHVSGTGGSAKYGNFRVTPISGDLRVAHLHFDRSAESAAPGLYRVALRNTAGRTTQVELTATRLAGFQRLTFPEGAPAHVVLDASSVIAMRGNGQRTRRAQVRLIDDRHMAGWTEVEGGWNPVPYKLYFYAAFDRPAVAFGAWKASQGKMETLPGVGEAEGGTQTKAPADRQALMIEYDTRMEFAHRLGTYFTFDPKAGRQVRMKLAVSFLGIDKARANLAAELPDWDFDAAAARARSQWNAALGKIEVEGGTDEQRRIFTTALYRTHTMPHDLTGENIWWQSAEPHYEDFYTLWDTFRTVHPLLTLIQPERQRGMIRSLIDTYAHTGWMPDARIAGGNGMTQGGSNGDVVIADAVVKELGGFDVAQAYQALAKNAEVESDAPFLQGRVLEDYKALGYVSVTQTRSASRTLEYAYDDFAIGAVASQLGMTADAARYRTRARNWRNLWDDKLGCIHPRYPDGSWLENYSCTYEYPDRSTPWWEAPFYEGNALQYSTYVPHDVAGLMAKTGGSAGFLAWLDRLFDGFYSQGNEPDILAPYLYIHAGRPDRTAEIIRDLMAKHYHLSRTGLPGNDDAGAMSSWYVWNAIGLYPNAGQPYYYIASPIFARSRIALEGGRSFTVVAKDVSDANRYVTAARLNGKPIDRAWIAHAELIAGGTLELEMGAKPSAWATHFTSPPDGYRR; this comes from the coding sequence ATGCGCCTGCTTGCCACGCTGCTCGTCACCACCGCGCTGCTCGCCGCGCCCGCGCTTTCGCAACAGACGCAGGACCCGGCGGCGCGGGTCGATCCGTTCGTCGGCGTGGATGGCGGCGGGGTTGCGGGCGGCAACACCGTGCCGGGCGCGGGCGTGCCGTTCGGCTTCGTCTCGCTCAGCCCCGATACGACCAATGGCGACACCAACGGCTATGACTCGCACAGCCCGATCCTGGGGTTCAGCTACACCCATGTCAGCGGCACCGGCGGCTCGGCCAAATATGGCAATTTTCGCGTCACGCCGATCAGCGGCGACCTGCGCGTGGCACATCTCCATTTCGATCGCAGCGCGGAAAGCGCCGCCCCCGGCCTGTATCGGGTCGCGCTGCGCAACACCGCGGGACGCACTACCCAGGTCGAGCTGACCGCGACGCGTCTCGCGGGCTTCCAGCGCCTCACCTTTCCCGAGGGCGCGCCGGCGCACGTCGTGCTCGATGCAAGTTCGGTGATCGCGATGCGCGGCAATGGCCAGCGCACGCGCAGGGCGCAGGTCCGGTTGATCGACGACCGCCACATGGCCGGCTGGACCGAGGTGGAGGGCGGCTGGAATCCGGTGCCCTACAAGCTCTATTTCTACGCGGCGTTCGATCGCCCGGCGGTGGCTTTCGGCGCGTGGAAGGCGAGCCAGGGCAAGATGGAAACGCTGCCCGGCGTCGGCGAGGCCGAGGGCGGCACCCAGACCAAGGCGCCCGCCGATCGCCAGGCGCTGATGATCGAATACGACACGCGGATGGAATTCGCGCATCGGCTGGGCACCTATTTCACCTTCGATCCCAAGGCGGGGCGGCAGGTGCGGATGAAGCTGGCGGTGTCGTTCCTCGGCATCGACAAGGCTCGCGCCAATCTCGCTGCCGAGCTGCCCGACTGGGACTTCGATGCAGCGGCGGCCCGCGCACGCAGCCAGTGGAATGCCGCGCTTGGCAAGATCGAGGTCGAGGGCGGAACCGACGAGCAGCGGCGGATCTTTACTACCGCGCTCTACCGCACCCACACCATGCCGCACGACCTGACCGGCGAGAATATATGGTGGCAGTCGGCCGAGCCCCATTATGAGGACTTCTACACCCTCTGGGACACGTTCCGCACCGTGCACCCGCTGCTCACGCTCATCCAGCCGGAGCGGCAGCGCGGCATGATCCGCTCGCTGATCGACACCTATGCGCATACCGGCTGGATGCCAGATGCGCGGATCGCCGGCGGCAACGGGATGACCCAGGGCGGCTCGAACGGCGACGTGGTGATCGCCGACGCGGTGGTGAAGGAATTGGGAGGCTTTGATGTTGCCCAAGCCTATCAGGCACTGGCCAAGAATGCCGAGGTGGAGAGCGACGCGCCCTTCCTCCAGGGCCGCGTGCTGGAGGACTATAAGGCGCTGGGCTATGTCTCAGTAACCCAGACCCGCTCCGCCTCGCGCACGCTCGAATATGCCTATGACGACTTCGCGATCGGCGCGGTCGCCAGCCAGCTCGGCATGACGGCGGATGCGGCCCGCTACCGCACCCGCGCGCGCAACTGGCGCAACCTATGGGACGACAAGCTCGGCTGCATCCATCCGCGCTACCCGGACGGCAGCTGGCTGGAGAATTACAGCTGCACCTATGAATATCCCGATCGCTCGACGCCCTGGTGGGAGGCGCCCTTCTATGAGGGAAATGCACTGCAATATTCCACCTATGTGCCGCACGACGTCGCCGGGCTGATGGCGAAGACCGGCGGCAGCGCGGGCTTCCTCGCCTGGCTCGACCGGCTGTTCGACGGGTTCTATTCGCAAGGCAACGAGCCCGATATCCTGGCGCCCTATCTCTACATCCACGCCGGCCGCCCGGACCGCACCGCGGAGATCATCCGCGACCTGATGGCTAAGCACTACCACCTCAGCCGCACGGGCCTGCCCGGCAACGACGATGCCGGCGCGATGTCGAGCTGGTATGTGTGGAACGCGATCGGGCTCTATCCCAATGCCGGGCAGCCCTACTATTATATCGCGTCGCCGATCTTCGCACGCAGCCGGATCGCGCTGGAGGGCGGGCGCAGCTTCACCGTGGTGGCAAAGGACGTGTCGGACGCAAACCGCTATGTCACCGCCGCGCGGCTCAACGGCAAGCCGATCGACCGCGCCTGGATTGCCCATGCCGAACTGATCGCCGGCGGCACGCTGGAGCTAGAGATGGGCGCGAAGCCTTCGGCCTGGGCAACCCACTTTACGTCGCCGCCCGACGGCTATCGCCGCTAG
- a CDS encoding DNA-binding response regulator, with translation MIRIVLAEDQALVLGAIAALLALESDFAIVGRAANGDEALALVREHGPDILLTDIEMPGRTGLDCAQILAAEKVRTSVVIVTTFARPGYLERARAAGVRGYLLKDTPVDELVAAIRTVAAGGRVIPADLAAAAWEAGSDPLTDRERDALRLAEEGLSNKDIARRLGLSPGTVRNYLSEAAGKLGAANRIEAGRTARANGWL, from the coding sequence ATGATCCGCATCGTCCTCGCCGAGGATCAGGCGCTGGTGCTCGGCGCAATCGCCGCGCTGCTCGCGCTGGAGAGCGATTTCGCGATCGTCGGGCGGGCCGCCAATGGCGACGAGGCGCTGGCGCTGGTCCGGGAGCACGGGCCCGACATCCTGCTCACCGATATCGAAATGCCGGGGCGTACCGGGCTCGACTGTGCGCAGATCCTGGCAGCCGAAAAGGTGCGCACCTCTGTGGTGATCGTCACCACCTTCGCGCGGCCCGGCTATCTGGAGCGCGCCCGCGCCGCCGGGGTGCGGGGCTATCTGCTCAAGGACACACCGGTCGACGAGCTGGTCGCAGCGATCCGCACCGTCGCGGCGGGGGGGCGGGTGATCCCCGCGGACCTCGCGGCCGCCGCCTGGGAGGCGGGCAGCGACCCGCTCACCGATCGCGAGCGCGATGCGCTGCGACTGGCCGAGGAGGGCCTGTCGAACAAGGACATCGCCCGGCGGCTCGGCCTCTCGCCGGGCACCGTGCGCAACTATCTTTCCGAAGCGGCAGGCAAGCTCGGTGCGGCCAACCGGATCGAGGCCGGCCGCACCGCCCGCGCCAATGGCTGGCTCTAG
- a CDS encoding sensor histidine kinase, with protein sequence MTAPLEIREGNAMQTEMSYQRMRGNGWPWLAYLIFVPFPWLWAKPDATTVLVAVVAIAVFLPLYLVSIRAQARALIPIALGMLGLGIATAPLPLGWTTFCIYAGVTVARLRNRRHAGMGIAAIAAATAATGLAWQQPILWFAPGVLFVVMSGVGTLSSLAFFERTQALLASQEEVRRLAGTAERERITRDLHDVVGRTLTLIALKADLAGRLVERDAAAARAELEAIATAARSGLAEVRAALSGQLGGSLATEAAASLAALETAGIEPIVTGDPAAVPADAGAILAMTLREAVTNVIRHAGARRCSIDFEAGPGNARLVVEDDGVGLSFREGNGLRGMRQRLAAAGGRLELLTLQPGTRLEASVPA encoded by the coding sequence TTGACCGCCCCCCTGGAGATCCGCGAGGGGAACGCGATGCAGACCGAGATGTCCTATCAGCGGATGCGCGGAAATGGCTGGCCCTGGCTTGCCTATCTCATCTTCGTGCCCTTCCCCTGGCTCTGGGCCAAACCCGATGCCACCACCGTCCTTGTGGCGGTGGTGGCGATCGCCGTTTTTCTGCCGCTCTATCTCGTCTCGATACGGGCGCAGGCTCGGGCGCTGATTCCGATCGCCCTTGGGATGCTGGGGCTGGGCATCGCGACGGCGCCGCTGCCGCTGGGCTGGACGACCTTCTGCATCTATGCCGGCGTCACGGTCGCGCGGCTCCGGAACCGGCGTCACGCGGGTATGGGCATCGCGGCCATCGCGGCGGCGACGGCGGCGACGGGCCTGGCCTGGCAGCAGCCGATCCTGTGGTTCGCGCCGGGCGTGTTGTTCGTGGTCATGAGCGGCGTCGGCACGCTGTCGAGCCTCGCCTTTTTCGAACGCACCCAGGCGCTGCTCGCCAGCCAGGAAGAGGTGCGCCGCCTCGCCGGAACCGCCGAGCGCGAGCGGATCACGCGCGACCTGCACGACGTGGTTGGCCGAACGCTGACGCTGATCGCGCTCAAGGCCGATCTCGCCGGGCGACTGGTCGAGCGCGATGCCGCCGCCGCCAGGGCCGAGCTGGAGGCGATCGCGACCGCCGCCCGATCGGGGCTGGCAGAGGTGCGGGCGGCGCTGTCCGGGCAGCTCGGCGGCTCGCTCGCGACCGAGGCCGCGGCATCGCTGGCGGCGCTGGAAACGGCAGGGATCGAGCCGATCGTCACCGGCGATCCCGCCGCCGTGCCCGCCGATGCCGGCGCGATCCTGGCGATGACGCTGCGCGAGGCGGTGACCAATGTTATCCGCCATGCCGGCGCGCGACGCTGCTCGATCGACTTCGAGGCCGGCCCCGGCAACGCCCGGCTGGTGGTGGAGGATGACGGCGTCGGGCTCTCCTTCCGTGAAGGCAATGGCCTGCGCGGCATGCGCCAGCGTCTGGCGGCGGCGGGGGGCAGGCTGGAACTCCTCACGCTCCAGCCCGGCACCCGGCTGGAAGCGAGCGTGCCGGCATGA
- a CDS encoding ABC transporter permease, with protein MTALVAPTGVWRREAVTEVKRSLRLPQFLLPTALTPAAFYALFTLALPHPEVPGYAVATLAGYGVFAATGPALFGFGAGVAVEREQGLIELKRVSPMPAGAYVAAKLAAAVTITAFALSLIYALAIVAGARMSAGTWALMALLHLASAIPFALIGFGMGMRMTAKGAVAIANALFLGFSILGGLWIPSALLPGWMQTLGAFTPSYHLGQIARAILDLPVTGSLWAHGAAVAAMTVAAAAWAWAGWRRSPA; from the coding sequence ATGACCGCCCTTGTTGCCCCCACCGGCGTCTGGCGCCGCGAAGCCGTCACCGAAGTGAAGCGCAGCCTGCGCCTGCCGCAGTTCCTGCTGCCGACCGCGCTCACCCCTGCCGCCTTCTATGCGCTGTTCACCCTTGCGCTGCCGCATCCGGAGGTCCCCGGCTATGCCGTTGCGACGCTTGCCGGATACGGCGTCTTTGCCGCGACCGGCCCGGCATTGTTCGGCTTCGGTGCCGGCGTCGCGGTCGAACGCGAGCAGGGGCTAATCGAGCTCAAGCGCGTGTCGCCGATGCCGGCGGGTGCCTATGTCGCGGCCAAGCTGGCGGCGGCGGTGACGATCACCGCCTTCGCGCTGTCGCTGATCTATGCGCTGGCGATCGTGGCCGGCGCGCGGATGTCCGCCGGGACCTGGGCGCTGATGGCGCTGCTGCACCTGGCCTCCGCCATTCCCTTCGCCCTCATCGGCTTCGGCATGGGGATGCGGATGACCGCCAAGGGGGCGGTGGCGATCGCCAATGCGCTGTTCCTCGGCTTCTCGATCCTCGGCGGCCTGTGGATCCCGAGCGCGCTGCTGCCGGGCTGGATGCAGACGCTGGGTGCGTTCACCCCCTCCTATCATCTCGGCCAGATCGCCCGCGCGATCCTGGACCTGCCGGTGACGGGTTCGCTCTGGGCGCACGGCGCGGCGGTGGCGGCGATGACCGTGGCGGCGGCGGCCTGGGCCTGGGCCGGCTGGCGGCGCAGTCCCGCTTGA
- a CDS encoding ABC transporter ATP-binding protein: MNDDLAAVARLSAVTKRLGGRTVLDGLDLSIRAGEVTALLGPNGAGKTTSVALLTGRLAPDAGTASLFGLDPRRPAARRRLGVMLQSAGLPDVLTIRELVTVHAGYYPDPRPIGETLALAGIADLADRRCGQLSGGQARRVQYALAICGRADLLVLDEPTAAMDRGSARTLWGTVRNLADDGAAVLLTSHDLAEADALADRVLVMDAGRIVADDTPAALRARAGGSVIRCRSALLPAAAALLPAVREAYMEGADLRIVSADAAVTARALLDADTKLEALRIADATLEDAIATLLAPADERIAA, encoded by the coding sequence ATGAACGATGATCTTGCGGCGGTGGCACGGCTATCCGCTGTGACCAAGCGGCTGGGCGGGCGCACGGTGCTCGACGGCCTCGATCTTTCCATCCGAGCGGGCGAAGTGACCGCGCTGCTCGGCCCCAATGGCGCGGGCAAGACGACCTCGGTCGCGCTGCTTACCGGCCGGCTCGCGCCCGACGCGGGCACGGCCAGCCTGTTCGGGCTCGATCCGCGCCGCCCGGCCGCGCGCCGCCGGCTGGGGGTGATGCTGCAGAGCGCCGGGCTGCCCGACGTGCTGACCATCCGCGAGCTGGTGACGGTGCATGCCGGCTATTATCCCGATCCGCGGCCGATCGGCGAAACGCTGGCGCTGGCCGGCATCGCCGACCTCGCCGATCGCCGCTGCGGCCAGCTTTCGGGCGGGCAGGCGCGCCGGGTGCAATATGCGCTGGCGATCTGCGGCCGCGCCGACCTGCTCGTCCTCGACGAGCCGACCGCAGCGATGGACCGGGGCTCGGCGCGGACCTTGTGGGGTACGGTGCGCAACCTCGCCGATGACGGCGCGGCGGTGCTGCTGACCAGCCATGACCTGGCCGAAGCCGATGCGCTTGCCGACCGCGTGCTGGTGATGGATGCCGGCCGGATCGTCGCCGACGATACCCCGGCCGCCCTGCGCGCGCGGGCGGGCGGATCGGTGATCCGCTGCCGATCCGCGCTGCTGCCGGCGGCTGCCGCCCTGCTCCCGGCCGTCCGCGAGGCGTACATGGAGGGCGCGGACCTTCGCATCGTCAGCGCCGATGCCGCGGTGACGGCACGGGCACTGCTCGATGCCGATACCAAGCTCGAGGCACTGCGCATCGCCGATGCGACGCTGGAAGACGCCATCGCCACGCTGCTCGCCCCCGCCGACGAAAGGATCGCCGCATGA
- a CDS encoding MarR family winged helix-turn-helix transcriptional regulator, translated as MAADDDTIPLGALDSFVGYHMRRASALMAADFNAAMAGTGIRQVLFGVLSVIAANPGINQGRIGAALGIQRANMVTLINELLEAGYILRTVSPEDRRAFVFALTDSGSAVVANGLDRIRRHEDRLLAALSTGERETLIALLKRVEAAAPD; from the coding sequence ATGGCCGCGGACGACGACACCATCCCGCTGGGGGCGCTCGACAGCTTCGTCGGCTACCATATGCGGCGCGCGTCCGCGCTGATGGCGGCGGACTTCAACGCGGCGATGGCCGGGACCGGCATCCGCCAGGTGCTGTTCGGCGTGCTGTCGGTGATCGCTGCCAATCCGGGCATCAACCAGGGGCGGATCGGCGCGGCGCTCGGCATCCAGCGCGCCAACATGGTGACGCTGATCAACGAGCTGCTGGAGGCGGGCTATATCCTGCGCACCGTCTCGCCCGAGGATCGACGGGCCTTTGTCTTTGCATTGACCGACTCAGGATCGGCCGTCGTCGCGAATGGCCTCGATCGGATCCGCCGTCACGAGGATCGGCTGTTGGCGGCGCTTTCGACAGGGGAGCGGGAGACGCTGATCGCCTTGTTGAAGCGCGTGGAGGCAGCCGCGCCCGACTGA
- a CDS encoding aldehyde dehydrogenase, which produces MSTVIEQPAKTATFDRLNPVTGAVASTSPAAGIADADAAVERAASAFAGWSALGPTARRAALMRAADALEARAPAFVDAMMGEIGATEGWARFNLMLAANMVREAAALTTQIGGEVIPSDKPGCIAMAVREPVGVLLGIAPWNAPIILGVRAVAVPLACGNTVVLKASEQCPRTHSLIAEAFADAGLPDGAVSIVTNAPEDAAEIVGALIDHPKVRRINFTGSTHVGKIIAQRAAGHLKPVLLELGGKAPLIVLDDADLDEAVKAAAFGAFMNQGQICMSTERIIVLDAVADAFVEKFAAKVATLAVGDPREGTGPLGAVVDRKTVTHVQLLVADAVAAGAVQVAGGAADGVLMPAHVVDHMTPAMRLFREESFGPVVGIVRAADEEAAIALANDSEYGLSASVFTRDTARGLRVARQIQSGICHINGPTVHDEAQMPFGGVKASGHGRFGGRAGIDSFTELRWITIETQPGHYPI; this is translated from the coding sequence ATGTCGACCGTCATCGAGCAACCGGCGAAAACCGCCACGTTCGATCGCCTGAACCCCGTTACCGGGGCCGTTGCATCCACCAGCCCGGCCGCTGGCATCGCCGACGCGGATGCCGCGGTGGAGCGCGCGGCTAGCGCCTTTGCCGGCTGGTCGGCCCTGGGGCCCACCGCGCGGCGCGCCGCCCTGATGCGCGCCGCCGATGCGCTGGAGGCCCGTGCCCCCGCCTTTGTCGACGCAATGATGGGAGAGATCGGCGCGACCGAAGGCTGGGCCCGCTTCAATCTGATGCTCGCCGCCAACATGGTGCGCGAAGCCGCCGCGCTCACCACCCAGATCGGCGGCGAGGTAATCCCCTCGGACAAGCCCGGCTGCATCGCCATGGCGGTGCGCGAGCCGGTGGGCGTGCTGCTCGGAATCGCGCCGTGGAACGCGCCGATCATCCTCGGCGTGCGCGCGGTCGCGGTGCCGCTCGCCTGCGGCAACACCGTGGTGCTCAAGGCCAGCGAGCAATGCCCGCGCACCCACAGCCTGATCGCCGAGGCCTTCGCCGACGCCGGGCTGCCGGACGGCGCGGTGTCGATCGTCACCAACGCGCCCGAGGATGCCGCCGAAATCGTCGGCGCGCTGATCGATCATCCCAAGGTCCGCCGGATCAACTTCACCGGCTCCACCCATGTCGGCAAGATCATCGCCCAGCGCGCCGCCGGGCATCTGAAGCCGGTGCTGCTGGAACTGGGCGGCAAGGCGCCGCTGATCGTGCTCGACGACGCCGATCTCGACGAGGCGGTGAAGGCCGCTGCGTTCGGCGCCTTCATGAACCAGGGCCAGATCTGCATGTCGACCGAGCGGATCATCGTGCTCGACGCAGTGGCCGATGCGTTCGTCGAGAAGTTCGCAGCAAAGGTCGCAACGCTGGCGGTGGGAGATCCGCGTGAGGGCACGGGGCCGCTCGGCGCGGTGGTCGATCGCAAGACCGTCACCCATGTCCAGTTGCTGGTCGCGGATGCGGTGGCGGCGGGCGCGGTGCAGGTTGCCGGCGGTGCGGCGGACGGGGTGCTGATGCCGGCGCATGTCGTGGATCACATGACCCCCGCGATGCGCCTGTTCCGCGAGGAGAGTTTCGGCCCGGTCGTCGGCATCGTACGCGCCGCCGACGAGGAGGCAGCGATCGCCCTCGCCAACGACAGCGAATACGGCCTCTCCGCGTCGGTCTTCACCCGCGACACCGCGCGCGGCCTGCGGGTCGCGCGGCAGATCCAGTCCGGCATCTGCCACATCAACGGACCGACCGTGCACGACGAGGCGCAGATGCCGTTCGGCGGCGTCAAGGCCAGCGGCCATGGCCGCTTTGGCGGCAGGGCCGGAATCGACTCCTTCACCGAGCTGCGCTGGATCACCATCGAGACCCAGCCCGGCCACTATCCGATCTAA
- a CDS encoding p-hydroxycinnamoyl CoA hydratase/lyase: MTETSSNGVVAYDVEGGIAWVRFNRPDKRNAMSPTLNRDMMEVLHALEFRDDVGALVLTGEGSAWTAGMDLKEYFRETEAGGLGAVRQAQRESYGWWRRLRWYQKPTIAMVNGWCFGGGYGPLFACDLAFAAEEAQFGLSEINWGILPGGGATKVAVELTSFRNAMYHALMGENIDGKKAAEWGLVNEALPLDQLKARVTEVANVLLKKNPVALKATKDAIRRVSILSYDDAEDYLVRAQEAANSFDNEGRKEGIRQFIDEKSYKPGLGAYDKDRSRG; this comes from the coding sequence ATGACCGAGACGAGCAGCAACGGCGTCGTGGCCTACGACGTCGAAGGCGGAATCGCGTGGGTACGCTTCAACCGCCCCGACAAGCGCAATGCCATGTCGCCCACCCTCAACCGCGACATGATGGAGGTGCTCCATGCGCTGGAATTCCGCGACGATGTCGGCGCGCTGGTGCTGACCGGCGAGGGAAGCGCGTGGACTGCGGGCATGGACCTCAAGGAATATTTCCGCGAGACCGAGGCGGGCGGGCTGGGCGCGGTGCGCCAGGCGCAGCGCGAAAGCTATGGCTGGTGGCGGCGCCTGCGCTGGTACCAGAAGCCGACCATCGCGATGGTCAATGGCTGGTGCTTCGGCGGCGGTTATGGCCCGCTCTTCGCCTGCGACCTCGCCTTTGCGGCGGAAGAGGCGCAGTTCGGCCTCAGCGAGATCAACTGGGGCATCCTACCAGGCGGCGGTGCCACCAAGGTGGCGGTGGAGCTCACCTCGTTCCGCAATGCCATGTACCATGCGCTGATGGGCGAGAATATCGACGGCAAGAAGGCCGCCGAATGGGGCCTGGTCAACGAAGCGCTGCCGCTCGACCAGCTCAAGGCGCGCGTCACCGAGGTGGCGAACGTCCTGCTCAAGAAGAACCCGGTGGCGCTCAAGGCGACCAAGGACGCGATCCGCCGCGTCTCGATCCTGAGCTATGACGATGCCGAGGACTATCTGGTCCGCGCCCAGGAAGCCGCCAACAGCTTCGACAATGAAGGCCGCAAGGAAGGCATCCGCCAGTTCATCGACGAGAAGAGCTACAAGCCTGGTCTCGGCGCGTACGACAAGGACCGCAGCCGCGGCTGA